In Eucalyptus grandis isolate ANBG69807.140 chromosome 4, ASM1654582v1, whole genome shotgun sequence, the following proteins share a genomic window:
- the LOC108959185 gene encoding precursor of CEP14 has protein sequence MARFSIVLLMTLMIVFAAFAWSTEARKFLEMKEEKQKKKGMPLIEASLIFSVLPKGDVPGSAPSKKGHASPVDRKLLARHLMRPSRILRSVISPGFGY, from the coding sequence atggCTCGGTTTAGCATAGTGCTGCTCATGACCTTGATGATCGTTTTTGCTGCATTTGCTTGGAGTACTGAAGCCAGGAAGTTTTTGGAAATGAAGgaagagaagcagaagaagaagggaatGCCACTTATAGAGGCAAGCTTGATCTTCAGTGTCCTTCCCAAGGGCGACGTCCCTGGCTCGGCCCCTAGCAAGAAGGGTCATGCCTCACCGGTCGACCGTAAGCTGCTTGCCAGACACCTCATGAGGCCCAGCCGAATCTTGCGCTCCGTCATCAGCCCCGGTTTTGGCTATTAG